One segment of Vagococcus martis DNA contains the following:
- the phoU gene encoding phosphate signaling complex protein PhoU, protein MLRSQFEEDLQNLHDKFEKMGNDVNLAISNSVRAFIDHDKSLAKEVITADGEINAQELGLEKKSFEMIALQQPVTTDLRRIVTIMKASSDLERMGDHAVSIAKATIRLKGTKRVLSIEDEISDMATHVMGMVSSVLDAYIHTDSDKAITIAQSDRVTNDYFKSIYRHSIKAMEQDTETVIVGADYLQVAGYLERIGDYVCNICEWIIYLRTGKISELAATMHEDE, encoded by the coding sequence ATGCTTAGAAGCCAGTTTGAAGAAGACTTACAGAATTTACATGATAAATTTGAAAAAATGGGAAATGATGTTAATTTAGCCATTAGTAATTCTGTTCGTGCATTTATCGATCATGATAAATCATTAGCTAAAGAAGTGATTACAGCAGATGGTGAGATTAATGCACAAGAATTAGGATTAGAAAAGAAAAGTTTTGAGATGATTGCTCTGCAACAACCTGTTACGACGGACTTAAGACGAATTGTGACTATTATGAAAGCAAGTTCTGACCTAGAAAGAATGGGAGACCATGCTGTATCGATTGCTAAGGCAACGATTCGTCTAAAAGGAACAAAACGTGTTCTGTCTATCGAAGATGAGATTTCTGACATGGCGACACACGTTATGGGGATGGTGAGCTCAGTTTTAGATGCATATATTCATACTGACAGTGATAAAGCTATTACCATAGCACAAAGTGATCGTGTGACGAATGATTACTTCAAGTCAATTTATCGTCATTCAATTAAAGCAATGGAACAAGACACTGAAACGGTTATTGTTGGTGCTGATTATTTACAAGTTGCTGGTTATTTAGAGAGAATTGGTGACTATGTATGTAATATTTGTGAGTGGATCATCTACTTACGAACTGGAAAAATTTCCGAATTAGCTGCAACGATGCACGAAGATGAATAA